The following are from one region of the Nicotiana tomentosiformis chromosome 7, ASM39032v3, whole genome shotgun sequence genome:
- the LOC104108547 gene encoding cytochrome P450 CYP72A219-like, producing the protein MLCNTIAVVSVAIFLVYTWKVLNWVWFRPKKLEKCLRQRGLKGNPYKLLYGDLNELTKSIIEAKSKPINFSDDIAQRLIPFFLNAINKNGKTSFVWLGPYPVVLITAPEHVKEILTKSYVYLKQTHPNPLTKLLAQSLVNLEEEKWAKHRKIINPAFHVEKLKHMLPAFYQSCSEMLSKWEEIVPKETSFEFDVWPDLQVMTSEVISRTAFGSSYQEGRIVFELQKEQAEYVMEKGRSIYVPGSRFLPTKTNKRMLEIEKEIQTTIRRIIDKRLRAMKAGETNNEDLLGILLESNLEEIELHGSKEFGMTASEVIEECKLFYFAGQETTSVLLVWTMILLCLHPEWQVLAREEVLQVFGNDKPDLEGLNRLKIVTMILYETLRLFPPLPVFGRRTKEEVKLGELNLPDGVVLLIPAVLVHYDKEIWGEDAKEFKPERFSEGVSKATNGQVSYIPFGGGPRICIGQNFAMLEAKTAITMILQRFSFELSPSYTHAPFAVVTIHPQYGAPLLMRKL; encoded by the exons ATGCTGTGCAACACAATAGCAGTAGTCAGTGTTGCAATTTTTCTGGTATATACATGGAAAGTGTTGAATTGGGTTTGGTTTAGGCCAAAGAAATTGGAGAAATGCTTAAGACAGAGGGGTCTTAAGGGAAATCCTTACAAGCTACTCTATGGAGATCTAAACGAACTGACAAAAAGCATAATAGAAGCCAAGTCTAAGCCCATCAATTTCTCTGATGATATTGCTCAAAGGCTCATCCCTTTTTTCCTCAACGCCATCAATAAAAATG GTAAAACTTCTTTTGTCTGGCTAGGCCCATATCCAGTAGTGTTGATCACAGCTCCTGAACATGTAAAGGAGATTCTGACAAAGAGTTATGTTTATCTAAAGCAAACTCATCCCAATCCATTGACCAAGTTATTGGCTCAAAGTCTTGTAAACCTTGAGGAAGAGAAATGGgccaaacacagaaaaattatCAATCCTGCCTTCCATGTGGAGAAGTTAAAG CATATGCTGCCAGCATTTTATCAGAGTTGTAGTGAAATGCTAAGCAAATGGGAGGAGATTGTTCCAAAGGAAACGTCATTCGAATTCGACGTATGGCCAGATCTTCAAGTAATGACCAGTGAAGTCATTTCTCGCACAGCATTTGGGAGTAGCTATCAAGAGGGAAGAATAGTATTTGAACTTCAGAAAGAACAAGCTGAGTATGTAATGGAAAAAGGACGTTCAATTTATGTACCAGGATCAAG GTTCCTGCCTACTAAAACGAACAAGAGAATGCTGGAAATCGAAAAGGAAATTCAAACAACAATTAGGCGTATCATTGACAAAAGATTGAGGGCGATGAAAGCGGGGGAGACTAATAATGAAGACTTGTTAGGCATATTACTTGAATCCAATTTGGAAGAAATTGAACTGCATGGAAGCAAAGAGTTTGGAATGACAGCATCAGAAGTGATTGAAGAGTGCAAGTTATTCTATTTTGCTGGCCAAGAGACCACTTCAGTGTTGCTTGTTTGGACAATGATTTTGCTGTGTTTACATCCAGAGTGGCAAGTACTTGCCAGAGAGGAAGTGTTGCAGGTCTTTGGAAATGATAAACCAGATTTGGAAGGACTAAATCGCCTTAAAATT GTGACCATGATCTTGTACGAAACGTTAAGGCTATTCCCACCATTACCTGTATTTGGTAGAAGGACTAAAGAAGAAGTGAAATTGGGAGAGCTAAATCTACCAGATGGAGTGGTACTCCTTATACCTGCAGTTTTGGTACATTATGACAAGGAGATATGGGGtgaagatgcaaaggagttcaaACCAGAAAGATTCAGTGAAGGTGTGTCAAAGGCAACAAATGGACAAGTCTCATATATACCATTTGGCGGGGGACCTCGAATTTGCATTGGACAGAACTTTGCAATGTTGGAAGCAAAAACGGCAATAACTATGATACTTCAACGATTCTCTTTTGAGCTATCCCCATCTTATACACATGCTCCATTTGCAGTTGTGACTATTCATCCTCAGTATGGTGCTCCTCTGCTTATGCGCAaactttaa